Within the Microcebus murinus isolate Inina chromosome 16, M.murinus_Inina_mat1.0, whole genome shotgun sequence genome, the region tagcaactgcattccctgatatgcaaatatgttaccctgacaactggtatttgatgtttgtgattataaaaacctgtataaatctaaccatattgctggggTTTATGGAGATATGCCAGTCTCCTAGGTACTccctgctgtgttatatctgatatatatatatatataactataaactataccttagtctctgtgtatttttatatttttctctattgcctatcaatttccttatcctctgtggagacccctatcttagggacttggctctgtgggggaagtagctaatctcctcacGGGCCTGCCTCAAATGCTCGCACTTATGCACCTGATAACATgggaaaaggtatttttaaaaataatctaaagtgAATGAGCCCAACTATAAAGGGGGATATGGTTAATGCTTCACTGAAGAAGCTCTGAAGTCCTAGGACATCCTCTGGTGGCAAAATTTCATGGAAGTTAGAAAGCATGATGAAATCCTGCAAGATAGAAAGACTAAAAAACTACCCAGAAAGTCTCACCATGAGCTCATATTTCTTCTGTCTAGGTTGTTGATTTCAGTTTCCCAGTGTGTAAAGAACCCAGCTCGACAGAAGCTCTGGCCAAAGATGGCGGATGTGGAATTTTCATTGAGGGAGAGATGTTATTAAAACCAGCTACAAGCCTAATAAGAAATAGCACAAATATGCTACCTATTTTTCCTTGCTTATTAAATGAAATTCcctctttttcattttacatgccattttatttaagatatgTTGGTTGATGCTGCAACTTGCCATTTGATACACTGCAGAATTTCCTCGCTCATTTTATGTAAGTGCGAGGTTTGTTGGTATGTTTGATTTCAAGACCAAAAGGGAGCACAGGTTTGGTACTTTGGTTCCACTAACCAGCCTGACTGGACAAAAAAGGTGATACAAACTTGTGCAGGTTCAGCTTGTCAAACTGGGAACAGTTTATGTTAAGTTACACTAAGTGTACATATATGAGGAATGGCGCAGGAGTGAGGGGGAGACTAGTAGATGAGACCAGTGACATTTAAGCTCTGAAGGTaataaggaaagaggagaaaaattcaGAGGAGCCAGGGCTGACACAAAGCCTCTTTTATTTTAAGGGTCATACAGGTATGttctaggaaaaacaaaactaggACCAGGAAAATAGTAAGCTGATGGAAGTTTCAAAGATTATGGAAATATCACAAAGTTCTAAAAATTGGTCTGAATTTTCTTGCATCTTTATTTCAGATAGTGCATCAAGCAATTCCTTGAGTTCATGTCCTCTCAGGTGTccctgtttaagaaaaaaaaaaatccagatctGTGTTACAAGTTTTGGAACGTCTCTCTGGATTAAtgtaagtcatttttttttttttgagtctaccaagtcatttatttatttattattattattattgcaaaatattacaggggtacaaatacttTTGGTTccatggatcgcttttgtaatgctcgaTTCAGGGTtatgagtgtgcccatcacccaagcAGCGTccactgtacccgttaggtaggttttcacccatcccctcctccctctttcccctgttggtttccactgagttttacttccctctgtgcacatgtgtgcttgtcagttagttccaatttaacagtgagtatatgtggtgtttgttttcctttcatttttatctcagGGGAAGCCCAGAGGATGCCTTCTCTTTGAATGTTTCCCCTGTTCCTTCGATTTCTCTCTCACTGTTTCATTTACTCAGAACTTAGTCATTgccttttatgtgccaggcactgcaaaGATTCCAGGACTGTAATTGGCAAAATGAAAGTTCTGCTTTTGAGTTACTCCCAGGGCCACTCTCCATCTCACTCTCCTGGGAATCCGCCAAACCACAGCATTGTTAGGTTCCATCTACCTTCTAGTTCCAGTGGCTGGGAAATGGCTCAGTATGGGCGAGGGGCTTAGTTGTACAAAACAGCATGCTGCTCTGGAGAGCCTGAAGGTCTGGGAGTGCAAGGATTTGGTTTGGGTGATCATGTGCACATAAGATGATCAAGACCTGGGTGGTTGTCAGATCTGGTTGCAAACCTTGCCATGCCATTGGATAATGTGAGCTTGGAGTGGTTGATTGCCTCTACTGTGCTTGGTTTCTCCATCTGTCACATGAAAATAGTGACACACTATTAGTCTAATAGTCACTAATAGTGACATCTACCTTgggatgattttaattttaaattatatcagtATATGTTGACTGCTTAGTGCAATGCTGGGCACATGGTAATTGTTCAATAGATGgtggttattattttctttctggacTTTTGATCTCCTAACTGCAAAATGAGTGAGTGATCCTGAGAGCCAACCCAACTGCCAAACTTTTAAATTAGAACAATCCCCCTTCTTCCCACCCTAAACCAGGGTTATCCCCTCATCAGTTTTCTCTATCTTGGGATCTCAGAGCCTCTTCTTTTCCAACCCCAAAGGACCAAGGATAGGATTAGATGTCTTACGGTAGTTTGTATTCTTTAACACAGGCTATTTGACATTCTATTTGAAGCTTGTAGTTGTTAAGGTTGCCATCGCAGCCAGAGAAGATAAAACTTTGACATTTTTGGGATGTTTTGTTGTAGAAGTATCTAGTGTGAACTTCGTAGCAGCTGCCAGCATCCATATCCATAATACAGGGATCTGCAGGAGAAGTTCCCATTGAGTTAGGGGGACTTGGTTAGAACACAACAGATTGCTTGTCTTTATGGATTGTTAAAAATTCCTCATTTGCCTGGCGTcaaggctcatgcctgtaatcctagcactctgggaggccgaggcgggaggatcgctcaaggtcaggagtttgggaccagcctgagcaagagcgagaccccgtctctactaaaaatagaaattatctggacaactgcaaaagtatatatacaaaaaaattagccgggcatggtggcgcatgcctgtagtcccagctactaggaaggcttaGGCaaaaggatctcttgagtccaggagtttgaggttgctgtgagctaggctgatgctatggcactttagcccaggcaacagagccagactctgtctcaaaaaaaaaaaaaaaaaaaaaaaattcctcatgtTAGCCCGGAATCATTCCCATAGTCAAGGTCACTGAAAGATATCTGGTTTTCTCTTGGGATTAGAGTTACTTGGCAAGGTTGCCCTTGCACGATGCAAATCGATTACCACTCCAGGTTGGATCTTGAGCAGTGTCTGGAGAAGTAGTGAGCAGTGGAAAGGCGGGTTCCACCACTGGCTTGTGCAGGGTGATGAGGTACCCTACATCCCACATCTCACAATTTATCAAAGTGCAGTACCTTCCTGCTTCTCCACACTCTCATCTTTTAATTGCCCACTTAGGACTTACAATTCAGAATGCTCACACCCTACTTTTTATACACTCACTGTACTATTTACAGCTCAAAATTCATGTCACTGCCTGCTGCTGTCCTCCAAACAGGATGCATACGATGCACACCAATTTCATAACCATGGATGGGGTAATGCCAGTTCATCCTTACTCCCTGTCATCTTTTCCCTTCTTGCTTTCCAAGAGGCAACCCCCCAGTTTTTATTGTTAAGAGTTTGGTAGtaggccggcgtggtggctcacgcctgtaattctagcactctgggaggccgaggtgggtggatcgtttgagctcaggagttcgagaccagcctgagcaagagcgagaccccgtctctactaaaaatagaaagaaattaatttgccaactagaaatatatagaaaaaaatagccaggcatggtggcacatgcctgtagtcccagctactcaggaggctgaggcaggaggatggcttgagcccaggagtttgaggttgctatgagctaggctgatgccatggcactcttgccagggcaaaaaaccaaacaaaagattTGGTAGTAAGTGGGGGTTGGAACAGCCACAATTATGATTGTATTGGCAACTCAGCAATTATTATACACCCTACTCAAGCAGCCAGGCTGGAATTGATTTTCTGGTAAAACTATTTAGGCAAAGTCACaggtatagttttatttcatattcaCAAACACTCTTAGTAGCAGGCACTTTTCTGATCTTCATTTTAcacatgggaaaactgaggctaagtGAATGATAAGTGGTtgaatgacttgtccaaggtcacacatctgTTAAATAACAGGGCCAGAATTTGGAGTATCTGCCTCCTGGTGTAGACTCTGCCACTTTCTCCTCTTCTGGATGCTGAGTCTACACTCTATCTATAGAAGAAAATCTCACTGCCTTCCACATTTTCATTGTGAGCTCCTATAAGCAGGAATCTTGGGTTCAAGTGTTCTCTATGTGCCAGAGTCCAGATATTGAAAATACTTCATTTTGCTCAATCTCCAACCCCCTTTCTGTCTCATCCCAATACATACTCTTGAATGGTCTTAGGTCTTTGAAATTTGTCACAAAACCCCTAATTCAAAATACTTCTAGTCCTTTGGGCCTCCTGTAAAAGAGCTCTCTATCTGGAAATGACATATTGGCAtcatatctgtttttttttcttgtcaaataTTCATAGAACCCTTTGTGTAAGTAATGCCCTAAGTCAAGGGATGAAGAAGGACCTTCCTGGACCACCTAGATAGCACATTATTTTCTAGCATCTTCTCCCTCATTCATAATTGATCACTGGATTTATTTCCTGTCTTAACTTCATACCTTTGAAATCTTTGCATAGCTTTTCAGTAAGTGTCTTAACGCCGCCCAATAACGGGGTAGTCAGCGAGTAGAAGAtgaagaatgctagaagaaattTCAGCTCAGCAGTCTTCATGGTGCAGCAAGGAGCAGGCAGGATAGTCTTGGTATCAACTGATGTTATATTTTGTGCTTGATGCTTGAGAGGATTGAGCCCACCTACCCCAAGGGCCAAGACTGGCCATGACTAGGTGTTGAGTTGAACATCGAGTGCTTGGGTACCCAGCCATGAAGCTGAAGGTCCCACACTGATTAGACCCCTGATAGTGAGTCCCATGTTCATCTAGAAACCATAGAAACTTAAGGATCAGAGCTTCTGCATATGTTTAAGCACAGAGGGTTTAGCCATCAGAGCGAAGAATTAAAAAAGGAttacttcctttcccttctttgcCCTTTGATAGCAGAGAAGAAACTGAGCTTGGCACACTAGAAAGAATGTAATAAGCGCAGCACTAATAGTAATAGGGTTAGCAATTTGTATATGCTAAATCATTTAATTATATGTTCTTCATGAAGGtataattattattgtcatttacagatgaagaaactgaggcaaaagtAATATGTCCAAGGTCACTCATTTATAATATTATGTGGTGGAGACAAGATTTGAACTTGGCTTCACAGTTTATGTTCTTAATTACACTATGGTATACTATCTATGAACGTGGGGATACCTTGTCTCTGTTTTGCTTTAAAGGTTTTGAAATTTTGGCCCACATTTACATCCTAAAACAACctgatgtggttttttttttttttggtaaagtataaaataagggtcctttttcatttttcttttcttttttttggaaacagggtctcgcctcactctgtcacccagggtagagtgtagtggcgtgatCATACTCAtcataaccttgaactcctgggctcaagtgttcctccctcctcagccacTGGAGTAactaggactgcaggtgcatgccaccaagcctggataattttgtttttcatagttttagagatagggtttttctatgttgcccaagctggtcttgaactcctggcctcaaataatccttgtgctttggcctcccaaagtgctaggattttgGGCATGAGTTACCGTGTCTGGCccccttttcatttttcaatagtCCCAGACCTATTTATTAACAAATTCCTCTTTTATTCAATCATAACGTAGCTTTGCTTATATATGTGGGATTGTTTCTGAGCTCTTTATATCACTCCACTGGATATCCTGCTCCAAAGTCACACTTAATCTCTTgaactttgtattattttaggattttatattttcatataaattttagattcagCTTGTCAAGTTCTTCAGAAGACCTATTTTGGATATTGATTTGAATTGCATTGTATCTACAGATCAGTTTAAGAAAAATGACATCCTCATAATATTGTTTTTGGTATATAGTTTTCCATCTATTTTGATCTTCATTAATATCTTTCAAGAAAAGTTTATATTTCTCATGCAGgtattagaatattatttatatttttaatattattgtaaattatatcttaaaacatcatatttctttgtgtttttttctggtgtacaaaaatacaatatatattatttattaatcttaTATCCAGCCACATTCCTATACTCTCTTGTTATTTCCAATAATTTGTATGTGGTTCCTTTTGCCTTTTATATAGGTAATTATCATCTTTGACTAATGATAATCTTGTGCCTTCTTTTCCAATTATgaatgctttaaatttatattttttacttattgcTCTAGCTAGGATCTTTAGCACATTGTGGAATTGAAGCAGTGtggtaggccgggcgtggtggctcacgcctgtaatcctagcattctgggaggctgaggcgagaggattgctcgaggtcaggagttcgaaaccagcctgagcaagagcaagaccctgtctctactataaatagaaagaaattaattagccaactaatatatatagaaaaaattagctgggcatggtggtgcatgcctgtagtcccagctactcgggaggctgagacagaaggatcgcttgagcccaggagtttgaggttgctgtgagctaggctgacgccaccacactcactctagcctgggcaacaaagcgagactctgtctcaaaaaaaaaaaaaaataaataaataaagtcattgttaaaaaaaaaaaagatgtatactttaggattttttttttttttttttttttttgagacagagtcttgctttgttgcccaggctagagtgagtgtggtggcgtcagcctagctcacagcaacctcaaactcctgggctcgagcgatccctctgtctcagcctcccgagtagctgggactacaggcatgcgccaccatgcccggctaattttcatatacatatatcagttggccaattagtttctttctatttatagtagagacggggtctcgctcttgctcaggctggttttgaactcctgaccttgagcaatccacccacctcggcctcccagagagctaggattacaggcgtgagccaccgcgccgggcgcTTTAGGATTTTAATAGCTATACTTTATCTTGTTAAGGATATTCCCTTATATTCTCAGtgtgctaaaatttaaaaatatcataagtaggccttgaattttataaaaatatttttctatatgttgggATAATCATATGGTTATCTTCTTTAATTTGATATtgggtgaattatatttatagatttttctcatttttactctTGCATTTCTGGGACAAAGTTGCCTATggtgtataatatttttatatactactaAGTTTAGTTTGCTAATATGCTGTGTAAGACTTTTCCATATTATTTGTGAGTTTGATTGGCCAGTAATTTTCATTTGGTTGACCACTCAGACCATATTGGCCTCAAAAACTGAATTGAGAAATAGTCATTTCTAGTCTCTGGATGATTTTATGTAAGATTGAAATGGTTTATTCCTTGAAGATTTGATTGAACTTTTCTACAAATATGTGGATTTAGTGTTTTCTGCTTCGGGGGATTTTTACCATTTAGTAAACTTATTTAATGGTTTATTTTTCAGGCTTcttattccttcctttttcaaattttattttattatggtaaagGCACTTAACATGAGGTCTACCCTCTaatgtatttttaagtgtatCATACATTGTCATTGACTATAGGTACAATGTTGTATATAGATCTCTGGAGCTCATTTATCTTGCTTGACTGAAAGTTTATGCCCATTGATTAGTATTTGCCTCCttaccccagcccctggcaactactattCCACTGTTGATTCTatttatttgactattttagatacctcatataagtggaatcatgaagtatttatgtttctgtgattggctttttttcacttagtgcaatgccctcaaggttcatccatgttgttgcatattgcagaatttccttatttttaaaggctgaataacattccattgtatgaatataccatatttataaGATGTATTCATATGCCTGTGTACATATAGATTGTTttacatcttggctattgttaatagtgctgCAACAAATATTGAAGTGCTAATATCTtgttgagatcctgatttcaat harbors:
- the SPINT4 gene encoding kunitz-type protease inhibitor 4; protein product: MKTAELKFLLAFFIFYSLTTPLLGGVKTLTEKLCKDFKDPCIMDMDAGSCYEVHTRYFYNKTSQKCQSFIFSGCDGNLNNYKLQIECQIACVKEYKLP